In the Corynebacterium jeikeium genome, TGGTGAGTACGTATCCGAACTGCTCTGGCGTGCTGCTCAGTGGGGAGTCCTCCGAACAACCGGCCAAGCCCACTGCTGCCAGAACTGTGGATAGCGTCAAGGCTGCTGTAGACCGTACTGCATGGCGCTTGCGGTTCACGGGTCGCCGTCCTTCCTCCAACACATGTACACGAATCAATCCTGCAGGTAACACCAGCTACATGCCAGGGCGCCAGGACCTTCCAGCGTCTTCGTTGTGAGTTTCACGCTTGAAGTCCTCAGTGGAATCCGCGGCCACATGAGCATTCGGACTGGAGACATTACGCTTGGCGCGGCCGGTGTTCTCTTCCTCATCACCATTGTCAGCGGGAACGGTCACCTTTTCGCTGTCTCCATCAGAGGTTTCCACTGCGGCGTCATTGCTAGAAGTACCCTCCTGCGACGCCGCGAGGGAACGGGCGCGCTCCACGCGAGCCTCGTGCTGCTTGTACTTTTGCTGTCGCATCTTGAACGTCACCAACAGTGGCGCGGCGAAGAAAATGGAGCTAAACGTGCCGGCGATAACACCGATGAACTGCACTAGAGCCAGATCCTTCAGCGTGCCCACGCCCATGATGCCCACTGCCACGACCAGCAGCGACGCGATCGGAACCAGGGAGAAGATGGAGGTGTTGATCGAGCGCATGATCGTCTGGTTGATGGCGAGGTTCGTTTCCTCGGCGTAGGTGGCGCGCGTCGAGCCAAACAGACCAGCCGTGTTCTCGTGCACCTTGTCGAACACCACAACCGTGTCATAGAGCGAGTAGGCAAGAATAGTCAGCAGGCCGATCACCGTAGCCGGGGAAACCTCGAAGCCGACCAGCGCGTAGATGCCGGAGACGACGGTGAGGTCAATCAGCAGACAGATGATGGCTGCAGCAGCCATGTCGCGCTCCATACGGAAGGCGATGTACAAGAATACCGTCAGCAGGAATACGCCCAGGGCGATAAGCATCTTCTTGGTGATGCTACTTCCCCACGACTCGGAGACGGTGGAATCACTAATCGCGTCCTGAGTAACCTCGCCGACATTGTTCTTAGGGTGGTACTCGTTGAACAGAGCCGAACGGGCCTCGCGGATTTGTTCCTCACTCAGGCGCTCGGAGGTGATCTCGATGGACTCGGCATCGCCGCTGCCGACAGTCTGGGTGGACTGCGGCGCGATGCCAGTGGCGTTCTCGAAGATCTCCGAGACGCTAGATTCCGTGGCTCCGCCTGCCGGCGGCATGGTCATGCGCGTGCCGCCCTCGAAGTCGATGCCAAGGGTAAAGCCACGCACCAGGATCGAAAGCAGGCAGGCCACGACGACCGCTACGAGGATGCCATAAAGGCGACCGCGGTTCTGCACGATGCGGAAACCGCCGTTGCCGTTGTAGAGCTTCTCGAAGAAGCCTTGCGCCTCACTATCTGGAGCGTCGACCGGATTGGCCTCGGCCGCCGAAAGCTCCGTGGATTCCACAGCCTCCACAGCCTCGGTCTCCTTCGCGCTAAGAGTTTCGGGGTTACTCATTTACTTCCCCTCCTTGTTTTCAGTGGCCGAGGTATCTGCCTTTTCAGCCTCATCGGCCTCTTCAGTATTATCAGGCTTCTCGGCTTTGCCCGCCTTCTTAGCTGACTTCGCGCGCACTGCGTGCTCGTGGGGTTTGCGCCCGTACTTGCGTTCGGCAACGCGGTAGGCAGCACCCAGGCCGTTGAGCTTCGGCGAGGCGAAGCTCGGTCGACGAGACATCAGGATCATCAGCGGTGCAGTCAGCAGGAACGCAACCACTAGGTCGAATACCGTGGTCAGCCCCAGGGTGAAGGCAAAGCCCTTGACGTCGCCAACAGCCAGGAAGTAAAGGATCACAGCAGCAATCAGGGAAACGATGTTACCGGTGACGATAGTGCTGCGGGCACGCTGCCAAGCGCGTGGCACCGCGGAGCGGAACGTGGAGCCGTTCTTGATATCGTCCTTGATCCTCTCGAAGTAAATCACGAAGGAGTCTGCTGTGGTGCCAAGGCCGATGATCAGGCCAGCGATACCCGACAGGTCCAGGCTGTAACCGATCCAGCGTCCCAGCAGAACGATAAAGCCATAAACCAACGAGAACGCCGCGATGAGCGAGATGATCGCCACAACACCCAGGCCGCGGTAGTAAGCCAGGGCGTACAGACCAACCAGGACCAAGCCCACCAGACCGGCGATGACGCCGGCCTTCAGGGAAGCTGCACCCAACGATGGGGAGATCGTGGTGGTGGTACCACCCGGCTCGCCGTTTTCACCGACGAAGCTCAGCGGCAGCGCACCATAGCGCAGGTTGTTGGCCAGATCCTGGGCCTCCTTCTCGGAGAAGCTACCGGTGATCTGGGAAACTTCGCCTGGAGGAGTCGGCGACTGGATTTCCGGCGCGGAGATGACCTTGGAGTCCAGGGTGATGGCAACGCGCTTGCCCATCATCTGCTGGCCGAGTGCGTACCAGGTTTCGCCACCCGGGGTCTGTTCGCCGGTCTTGAACTTGAAGGTAATGGCCATCTGAGCCGAGTTCGGCTGCAGGCCACCGGTGATCTGCGAGTTCGTGTCGATCATCTCGCCGGTCAGGCGCTCGCCGTTCTTCTCGTCGGTCTCGCCCTTCAGCAGCGGGGCAGGCCCCAGAACCATCGGCCCCTGGTCGCTACAAGTCACCAATGGCTTGTCCGCATCATCGGAGCCTGCCATCGGGTCGTTCTTCTCACAATCCAGCAACGCACCGGCTGCCTGCTGCTTGTTTCCGTCCGTGCTCTGGCGATCTGCCTTCAATACCTCGACCTGCTTGTCGCGGCGCTCCTGCTCCTCGACCGAATCCTTTGGTTCCGCCGGTGGCTTGGCGGTTACCTTCAATTCCTTCGGCGCATCCTTCAGGCCCAGTTGCGGGAAGGCTTTAACCATTCGGCTCAGGCGTTCATTAGCAAACTCTGGGGTGATAATGCCGTTCTCAACCCAGCGGTTAGCCATCTTCTTCACGGCTTCCGGGAAGTCCTTGGTGGGCTGCCCGGGTTGTGCTTCGGGGCGGAACAGCAGCTGCGAGGTCTTACCCAACGAGCGTGCCTCACCAGCGTCCGAACCTGGCACGGTAATGACCAGGTTGTTGCCATCCGTCACCACGGAAGCGCCAGAAACGCCCATACCGTTCACGCGGTTTTCCAGAATCGTACGCGCCTGGCTTAGCTGATCCGGCGTAGGTGTGTCTCCCTGTGGAACCAACGTCACTCGGGTACCGCCCTGTAGGTCGATGCCAAGCTTTGGCCCGAAGGACTTGTTTCCCGTAAACATGATCAAGCCCAGCACGATGAGGACGACCACCACGAATGCGGCGAGCGCCCGCTTCGGCCACGCGAAGCCACCCTGCGCAGCAGTTCTTTTCTTTTTCTTTGCCACCGCTTTAAGTCTCCTGCAATCCAGCCACGAACATGCGTGGCCGGTGTTCTAAAAAAATCTAACCCCGTGATACTAACGCCTGGGTTCGGACAAACGGAATACCGAACCAGCTAGTTAGTCTTCTTTTTCTTCCGTCAGCTGCGTTTCTTGCTGCGAACCCGGTTCCACAGCGTCGACGGTCTCTAGGATGGAAGCCTTCTCCCACGTGGTCACAACACCCTGCGCGATTTCCAGGTCGATGGTCGTATCCCCCACGTGGACCACGCGACCGTGGATGCCGGAGGTCGTCTTCACGACCATGCCTGGACCCAGCTGATCCTGAAATTGCCGGATCTCCTGAACCCGCTTGTTTTGCTTGCGGATCTGGATCAGCGGTAAGCCGACGAACACAAGTAGGACAAGGACGATGAGAATAATGTCAATTGGCATAGTGACAATCTTGCCATATGGCCTTCCCACATCCCCTTTGCCCCGTTAAAGCCCGATTGTTCCCTCCGGCGGTTCCAAGCCGATGTGTCGCCAGGCAGCCGCAGTCGCCACGCGACCACGCGGGGTACGGCTCACCATTCCTGCCCGGACGAGGTAAGGCTCGCAGACTTCCTCGACCGTGGAAGGTTCTTCGCCTACCGCCAGCGCAAGGGTGTTGACGCCCACTGGTCCACCGCCATGGCCCTTTACCAGGGCTTCGATGACTGCCCGGTCGAGCCTATCTAAACCAGATTCGTCCACGTCGAAAACAAGCAGTGCGGCACGAGCCACCTCGACGGTGATCTTTCCGTCGGCATTCACATCCGCGAAGTCGCGCACCCGGCGCAGCAATCGGTTGGCGATACGCGGGGTTCCGCGGGAACGGGAAGCGATCTCCGCTGCGGCGTCACCAGTAATATCGACGCCCAAGATTCCCGCAGCGCGCGTGACCACCCGGGTCAAGTCGGCTGTGTCGTAGAACTCCATCTGAGCCGTGAAGCCGAAGCGGTCTCGCAGCGGCCCGGTGAGCATTCCCGCGCGCGTAGTGGCGCCTACCAGTGTGAACGGGGCGATCTCGATGGGGATGGAGGTGGCGCCCGGCCCCTTGCCTACGATGACGTCAATGCGGAAGTCCTCCATGGCCATATACAGCATCTCTTCGGCAGGACGGGCCATGCGGTGGATCTCGTCAATAAACAGCACATCGCCCTCCATCAGGTTGGAAAGCATGGCGGCCAGATCGCCCGCGCGCTCCAGGGCCGGACCAGAGGTCATGCGCAGGGAGCTGCCGAGCTCTTGAGCGATGATCATGGCCATCGTGGTCTTACCCAAACCGGGCGGGCCGGCTAGCAGAACATGGTCGGGGGCTACTCCGCGAGATCGCGCACCGCCCAGCACGAGGTCCAGCTGCGTGCGTACCTTCGGCTGGCCGATGAACTCATCTAGCGATTTCGGACGCAGCGAAGTGTCGATGTCCGAATCCCCGGCGGTTTGTTGCGGATTCAAATCCTCATTCTGGGAATGGCCCACTCCGGGTGGAAGTTCAAACTCTGTGCGCTCGAAGTCGCTCATGGTCTCCAGTCTCCCCTACTTTCCTGCCGCTTGCTTGTGCCTATTTAATAGCCGCCAACGATGCGCGCAGCAGCCCGGAAGCGTCCGGGGCTTGCGGGGCAGACCATTGAGACAGGACTGCTTCGATGGTGGTGCCGGCCTTAGACTCCGTAAAGCCGAGCCCGACGAGCGCCTCGAGAACTTGCTCGCGCACATCCGGAGCCACGGCCTGACCATCGCCGCCATCGCCGACTGCACCGGCCGCTCCCACAGCGCCGGTATCAGCGATCTCCCCCAGATCCGCCACCTTGCCCTTTAGATCTACGGCCATGCGTTCGGCCAGGCGCTTGCCCACGCCTGGTGCTTTCTGCAGGGTCTTATGGTCGCCGTTAGATACTGCTCGGGCAAGTTCCTGAGGGGTGATCACCGACAGAATCGCTAATGCCAGCCGGGCGCCCACTCCGCTGACAGATTGCAGGGTAGCGAAAGCGCGCTTCTCGTCTGCGTCCTTGAAAACGTACAGAGTCTGTGAGTCCTCACGCACAACCAACGCGGTTGTCACGAAGACTTCCTCGCCTCGCGGCAGTTCCGCGATGGTGGTGGCCGTACCGGAGCACTGGTAGCCCACTCCCGCGCATTCAATGGTCACGTAGTCCAGGCCTTTATCAATTACGGTTCCACGCAACGATGCGATCATAGTTTCCCCTTTACGAGATGGTTCAGCGGTGCCCGCCAGCAATGGCACACGGCCAGCGCCAGCGCGTCGGCAGCATCCGGCGGCTTGGGCGCTTCACTCAGCCCCAAGATGCGGGTAATCATGCGGGTCATCTGGGCTTTGTCCGCCCGACCATTGCCGCTGATGGATTTCTTCACCTCACTGGGCGTGTACATGTGCACATCCACCCCGCGCCTGGCCGCAGCCAACATCAACACGCCTGAGGCATGAGCGGTGTTCATCACGGTAGAGACGTTCGAGCGCTCGAAGACGCGCTCCAGAGCTACGACGTGCGGCTGGTAGTCGTCAAACCACTGCTCCACCGCGTCGAAGAGCTTATTTAGCCGCTGCTCTACTGGCATGTCTGACGGTGTACGCACTACCCCCACGGCTACGGGGTACACGGCCCGCCCCTTCCCCGCTTGCACCACGGACAAGCCGCAGCGCGTCAGCCCGGGGTCAATCCCCATCACGCGCAGCCCGGCCAGCGAGGTCGGACCGCCGGTGGGGCTGCCCCAAGCGGAATGTTGTGGAGTGTTCATCGTGTAGCCAAGAATAGCACACGTGTTTTAATTATTCGCTGTCGAGCTCTGCCAACACGTCTTCCGACACATTCATGTTGGTAAACACGTTCTGCACGTCGTCGGAGTCTTCCAGCGCATCGATCAGGTTAAACACCTTCTTCGCGGTGGTGGCGTCCGCCGGAACCTCCATGGACGCGCGGAAGTCCAGCTCGATGGAGTCGTAGTCGATCTCGGCTTCCTTCAGCGCGTCTCGGACCGCGTTGATGTCAGAAGACTCGCACACGACCTCGAACTTCTCGCCGAGGTCGTTGACCTCTTCCGCGCCGGCATCCAACACGGCCAGCAGGATGTCGTCCTCGGCGTTCTCGCCCTTGTCCAGCACTGCCACGCCCTTGCGGGTGAACAGGTAGGAGACGGAGCCTGCGTCCGCCATATTGCCGCCGTTCTTGTTCATCGCGGTGCGCACGTCGGTCGTAGCACGGTTACGGTTATCGGTCAGGCACTCGATGAGCATAGCCACACCGTTCGGACCGTAGCCTTCGTACATGATCGTTTCCCAGTTTGCGCCGCCGGCCTCTTCGCCAGAGCCGCGCTTGCGGGCGCGCTCGATATTGTCGTTGGGCACCGAGGACTTCTTGGCTTTGGTGATCGCATCCTGCAGCGTCGGGTTCGCGCTGGGGTCACCGCCACCGGTACGGGCTGCCACTTCGATGTTCTTGATCAGCTTGGCGAATTCCTTGCCACGCTTCGCGTCGTTGGCAGCCTTCTTGTGCTTGGTAGTTGCCCATTTGGAGTGGCCGGCCATGATCCTCTTTCGGTAGTCGGGTTCGTTCGTATCGTTTCCATACTAGACCCCTACCGTGCAGCTGCCGTCACGCACGTCACCTTTTTTATTGACGCCCCCTCGTCGCCAATCGCCAAAGCTATGCGGCAGCTATTCCACGCCGCGCTGCTTAACCATCCGCAGAAAGTACTCGTGCACGCGGTCATCCTCGGAAAGCTCCGGGTGAAAGCTACATCCCAGTACGTTTCCCTGCCTCACTCCGACGACGGTGCCGTCCGGCAAGGTCGATACAACCTCGACACCATCGCCCACTTCTTCCACCTTCGGAGCGCGAATAAACACGGCCTCGACGGGCGTGTCGATATCCCCGAACGGCAGCTGGGTCTCGAAGGAATCCACCTGCCGACCGAAAGCGTTTCGCCGAACCGTAATGTCCATGGCGTGCAAACTATGGGCGTCACTACGAGTATCCAGAACCCGATCGGCCAATAGGATCAACCCAGCGCACGTTCCGAACACCGGCAGACCGTCGGCCACCAACTGACGCAAGGGTTCCAGCATTCCGCCCAGTTCCAGCAGCTTCGACATAGTGGTGGACTCGCCGCCGGGCATGATCAGCCCGTCGAGACCTTCAAGGTGCTCGGCGCGGCGAACGGCGCGGGCCTCGTGCCCCAGCCGCTCGATGCTGCGCATGTGCTCTACAAATCCGCCTTGCACACTCAAAACGCCAATGATCATCGGCCTACTGCTCCTCTTGCTCCTTCAGCGGCACCGACTGAGCGCCGTCGCGCAGGGTGCGGGTCAGTCCCTCTTGGGTGACCACAGCCACCAGGTCACCCTGCTGGTTAAAGATCCGCCCGTGGGTCAGTGCCCGACCGCCGTGGGCAGACGGGGAAACCTGGTCGTAAAGCAGCCACTCGTCGGCGCGGAAGGGTCGCAGGAACCACATGGCGTGGTCCAGCGAGGCCTCCTGGAACTCCGCCGGGCGGTGCGGCACCAGCGCGGACGACAGCAGAGTCATGTCCGACATGTAGGCCAGGGTGCAGACATGCAAGGTGTCGATGTCCGGCAGCCTAGACTTCGTGCGAAACCACACCACCTGCTGGGAGGCCGTGTACTTATTGTGCTCGTAGTCCTCCGGAGGAACGATGCGCACGTCCCAGTCTGCCCACTCGTCGCGGAACAGGCGCTGGACGCTAGTTAGCGACTCGGTATCCACCGCGATCGACTCAGGGGCCGGCACCGCGCGCATCTCATCGGAATGCTGCGGTCCGTGGTCGTCGCGGATGTGAAAGCTGGCCTGCATGCTGAAAATCGCCTTGCCGTCTTGCACCACTTTCACAGAACGGGAGACGAAGGATCGACCGTCGCGCACGCGGTCGACCAAAAACACCGTCGAAGCATCGGGATTGCCCGGACCGACGAAGTAACCGTGCAGGGAATGCACGGAAAAATCCTCACTAACGGTACGGGTGGCCGCTACTAGCGCCTGCGCCGCGACCTGACCTCCGTATGTACGCGCCAGCTTCGACGGCAGCGGGCTGCCGCGGAAGATGTCGCGGTCAATGCGCTCTAGATCCAGAACATCCAGGATCTTCGGACGGTGCGGAGCCATTACCAGCCGCGCTCTGCCAGTCGGTGCGGCTGCGGAATCTCGTCGACGTTGATGCCGACCATGGCCTCGCCCAGGCCGCGGGAAACCTTGGCGATGGTCGCCGGGTCATCGTAGTTTTGGGTAGCCTGCACGATGGCGCGGGCGCGCTGCTCCGGGTTGCCAGACTTGAAGATGCCGGAACCAACGAAGACACCCTCAGCGCCGAGCTGCATCATCATTGCAGCGTCGGCCGGGGTGGCAATACCGCCCGCGGTGAACAGCACGACAGGCAGCTTGCCGTTGGCAGCAACCTCGCGCACCAACTCGTACGGAGCCTGCAGCTCCTTGGCAGCAACGTAGAGCTCGTCCTCAGCCATGGAGGTCAGGCGGTTGATCTCCGCACGAATGGTTCGCATGTGAGTGACAGCGTTAGAGACGTCGCCGGTGCCAGCCTCGCCCTTGGAACGGATCATCGCCGCACCCTCGTTAATGCGACGCAGTGCCTCGCCCAGATTGGTTGCACCGCAGACGAATGGAACCTCGAAGTCGAACTTGTCGATGTGGTTCTTGTAATCGGCCGGGGTGAGAACCTCGGACTCGTCGATGAAGTCCACGCCCAGGGACTGCAGAACCTGTGCCTCGACGAAGTGGCCGATGCGGGCCTTGGCCATAACCGGGATCGAGACAGCATTGATGATGCCCTCAATCATGTCCGGGTCGGACATGCGGGAAACGCCGCCTTCGGCGCGAATGTCGGCGGGCACGCGCTCCAGAGCCATAACTGCGGTAGCGCCGGCATCCTCAGCGATCTTTGCCTGCTCCGGGGTGACGACGTCCATGATCACGCCGCCCTTGAGCATGTCGGCCAGGCCGCGCTTCACGCGAGCGGTACCGGTGTTCGCAACAGAAGAGTTATTAGTCACGATGCTTAATTTCCCATCTATGAAGAGTTT is a window encoding:
- the pdxT gene encoding pyridoxal 5'-phosphate synthase glutaminase subunit PdxT, coding for MIIGVLSVQGGFVEHMRSIERLGHEARAVRRAEHLEGLDGLIMPGGESTTMSKLLELGGMLEPLRQLVADGLPVFGTCAGLILLADRVLDTRSDAHSLHAMDITVRRNAFGRQVDSFETQLPFGDIDTPVEAVFIRAPKVEEVGDGVEVVSTLPDGTVVGVRQGNVLGCSFHPELSEDDRVHEYFLRMVKQRGVE
- the yajC gene encoding preprotein translocase subunit YajC, coding for MPIDIILIVLVLLVFVGLPLIQIRKQNKRVQEIRQFQDQLGPGMVVKTTSGIHGRVVHVGDTTIDLEIAQGVVTTWEKASILETVDAVEPGSQQETQLTEEKED
- a CDS encoding acyl-CoA thioesterase, producing MAPHRPKILDVLDLERIDRDIFRGSPLPSKLARTYGGQVAAQALVAATRTVSEDFSVHSLHGYFVGPGNPDASTVFLVDRVRDGRSFVSRSVKVVQDGKAIFSMQASFHIRDDHGPQHSDEMRAVPAPESIAVDTESLTSVQRLFRDEWADWDVRIVPPEDYEHNKYTASQQVVWFRTKSRLPDIDTLHVCTLAYMSDMTLLSSALVPHRPAEFQEASLDHAMWFLRPFRADEWLLYDQVSPSAHGGRALTHGRIFNQQGDLVAVVTQEGLTRTLRDGAQSVPLKEQEEQ
- the ruvA gene encoding Holliday junction branch migration protein RuvA, with protein sequence MIASLRGTVIDKGLDYVTIECAGVGYQCSGTATTIAELPRGEEVFVTTALVVREDSQTLYVFKDADEKRAFATLQSVSGVGARLALAILSVITPQELARAVSNGDHKTLQKAPGVGKRLAERMAVDLKGKVADLGEIADTGAVGAAGAVGDGGDGQAVAPDVREQVLEALVGLGFTESKAGTTIEAVLSQWSAPQAPDASGLLRASLAAIK
- the ruvC gene encoding crossover junction endodeoxyribonuclease RuvC, whose translation is MNTPQHSAWGSPTGGPTSLAGLRVMGIDPGLTRCGLSVVQAGKGRAVYPVAVGVVRTPSDMPVEQRLNKLFDAVEQWFDDYQPHVVALERVFERSNVSTVMNTAHASGVLMLAAARRGVDVHMYTPSEVKKSISGNGRADKAQMTRMITRILGLSEAPKPPDAADALALAVCHCWRAPLNHLVKGKL
- the secD gene encoding protein translocase subunit SecD, translated to MAKKKKRTAAQGGFAWPKRALAAFVVVVLIVLGLIMFTGNKSFGPKLGIDLQGGTRVTLVPQGDTPTPDQLSQARTILENRVNGMGVSGASVVTDGNNLVITVPGSDAGEARSLGKTSQLLFRPEAQPGQPTKDFPEAVKKMANRWVENGIITPEFANERLSRMVKAFPQLGLKDAPKELKVTAKPPAEPKDSVEEQERRDKQVEVLKADRQSTDGNKQQAAGALLDCEKNDPMAGSDDADKPLVTCSDQGPMVLGPAPLLKGETDEKNGERLTGEMIDTNSQITGGLQPNSAQMAITFKFKTGEQTPGGETWYALGQQMMGKRVAITLDSKVISAPEIQSPTPPGEVSQITGSFSEKEAQDLANNLRYGALPLSFVGENGEPGGTTTTISPSLGAASLKAGVIAGLVGLVLVGLYALAYYRGLGVVAIISLIAAFSLVYGFIVLLGRWIGYSLDLSGIAGLIIGLGTTADSFVIYFERIKDDIKNGSTFRSAVPRAWQRARSTIVTGNIVSLIAAVILYFLAVGDVKGFAFTLGLTTVFDLVVAFLLTAPLMILMSRRPSFASPKLNGLGAAYRVAERKYGRKPHEHAVRAKSAKKAGKAEKPDNTEEADEAEKADTSATENKEGK
- the ruvB gene encoding Holliday junction branch migration DNA helicase RuvB — its product is MSDFERTEFELPPGVGHSQNEDLNPQQTAGDSDIDTSLRPKSLDEFIGQPKVRTQLDLVLGGARSRGVAPDHVLLAGPPGLGKTTMAMIIAQELGSSLRMTSGPALERAGDLAAMLSNLMEGDVLFIDEIHRMARPAEEMLYMAMEDFRIDVIVGKGPGATSIPIEIAPFTLVGATTRAGMLTGPLRDRFGFTAQMEFYDTADLTRVVTRAAGILGVDITGDAAAEIASRSRGTPRIANRLLRRVRDFADVNADGKITVEVARAALLVFDVDESGLDRLDRAVIEALVKGHGGGPVGVNTLALAVGEEPSTVEEVCEPYLVRAGMVSRTPRGRVATAAAWRHIGLEPPEGTIGL
- the pdxS gene encoding pyridoxal 5'-phosphate synthase lyase subunit PdxS gives rise to the protein MTNNSSVANTGTARVKRGLADMLKGGVIMDVVTPEQAKIAEDAGATAVMALERVPADIRAEGGVSRMSDPDMIEGIINAVSIPVMAKARIGHFVEAQVLQSLGVDFIDESEVLTPADYKNHIDKFDFEVPFVCGATNLGEALRRINEGAAMIRSKGEAGTGDVSNAVTHMRTIRAEINRLTSMAEDELYVAAKELQAPYELVREVAANGKLPVVLFTAGGIATPADAAMMMQLGAEGVFVGSGIFKSGNPEQRARAIVQATQNYDDPATIAKVSRGLGEAMVGINVDEIPQPHRLAERGW
- the secF gene encoding protein translocase subunit SecF, with the translated sequence MSNPETLSAKETEAVEAVESTELSAAEANPVDAPDSEAQGFFEKLYNGNGGFRIVQNRGRLYGILVAVVVACLLSILVRGFTLGIDFEGGTRMTMPPAGGATESSVSEIFENATGIAPQSTQTVGSGDAESIEITSERLSEEQIREARSALFNEYHPKNNVGEVTQDAISDSTVSESWGSSITKKMLIALGVFLLTVFLYIAFRMERDMAAAAIICLLIDLTVVSGIYALVGFEVSPATVIGLLTILAYSLYDTVVVFDKVHENTAGLFGSTRATYAEETNLAINQTIMRSINTSIFSLVPIASLLVVAVGIMGVGTLKDLALVQFIGVIAGTFSSIFFAAPLLVTFKMRQQKYKQHEARVERARSLAASQEGTSSNDAAVETSDGDSEKVTVPADNGDEEENTGRAKRNVSSPNAHVAADSTEDFKRETHNEDAGRSWRPGM
- a CDS encoding YebC/PmpR family DNA-binding transcriptional regulator yields the protein MAGHSKWATTKHKKAANDAKRGKEFAKLIKNIEVAARTGGGDPSANPTLQDAITKAKKSSVPNDNIERARKRGSGEEAGGANWETIMYEGYGPNGVAMLIECLTDNRNRATTDVRTAMNKNGGNMADAGSVSYLFTRKGVAVLDKGENAEDDILLAVLDAGAEEVNDLGEKFEVVCESSDINAVRDALKEAEIDYDSIELDFRASMEVPADATTAKKVFNLIDALEDSDDVQNVFTNMNVSEDVLAELDSE